The window TATATGGCTATCTAATATGGAGGATATAGTGGAAAAGAAGGTACAAGAGAAGTATTTAAGAAAAATATTTTTAGGATTTATAAATATTCATATTTTAAGACATGCTAGTAAAAAACCATTTTTTGGATCTTGGCTTATGGAGCATTTGGAAAAACATGGATATAAAGTTAGTCCAGGAATGATCTATCCGATGCTACACAAAATGGAAGAAGAAAAGGTTTTAAAAACAGAGAAAATAAAAGAGGATGACGGTAAAATAAGAATATATTATAGTATAACTGAAACAGGAAAAGAGATTTTAGAAGAAGCTGAAAAGCAAGTTTTAGAATTAACTAAAAAAATAAAAAAATAAAAAAAAGTTGACATTTAAAAAAAATTAATATAGAATCTATAAAAATTAGAAAAAGGAGGGAGCACTCATGAACAGATTCAAAAACTTATTAACTATAATTATAATAATATGCTTTTGGGTTTGGATTTGATGAGTTGTATCTCAGAAAATATTCAAGCCTTATTTTGTTTAAAAAATAATGGCTTGAGCAATGCTAAGATGTTTTAAGAGCTTAAGTCTATGGATTTAAGCTCTTTTTTTTATAGTTTTTACAATGAGGGAGGTTAGGTATGAGAAGTGATGTTGTAACAAAGGGGTTAGGTAGAGCACCACATAGAGCTTTATTTTATTCTATGGGATTGACGCAGAGGGAGATAGACCTACCTAAAATAGGAATAGTTAATTCTTACAATGAGATAGTTCCAGGACATATACAGCTAAAAGAGTTAGTAGAAGAGGTTAAAGCTGGAATCTATATGAATGGAGGAGTTCCTATGGAGTTTAACACTATAGCTATATGTGATGGCATAGCTATGGGACATGAAGGTATGAACAACTCACTTCCAACAAGAGAGATAATAGCAGATTCAATAGAGGCAACAGCATATGCAATGCCATTTGATGCATTAGTTTTCATGCCAAGTTGTGATAAAGTTGTCCCAGGAATGTTAATGGCAGCTGTGAGACTGAATCTACCATCTATTTTTATAAGTGGCGGACCTATGCTAGCTGGAAAATTTCAAGGAAAAAAAATTGGAATATCAGATCTATTTGAATATGTTGGAAAAGTCCAAAATAAAGAGATGACACTAGAGGAGTTAAAAAAAGCTGAATATGAAGTTTGTAAAACTTGCGGTTCATGTTCAGGGATGTATACTGCTAATACGATGAACTGTTTAACAGAAGCTTTAGGAATAGCTCTTCCAGGAAATGGAACAGTACCTAGTGTTTATTCTGAAAGAAAAAGATTGGCAAAAGAGTCTGGGATCCAGATTATGGAACTTTTGAAAAAAGGAGTGAAAGCAAGAGACATAATAAATAGTTCTAGTTTATATAACTCAGTTGTTGTAGACATGGCTTTGGGAGGATCTACTAACACAGCTCTTCATCTTCCTGCAATAGCTTATGAGTGTGGAGAAAAATTGACTTTAGATACTTTTGATGAAGTTTCAAATAAAACAAAACAGATAGTAAAACTATCTCCAGCAAGTTCATACTTTATAGAGGATTTTTATGAAGCAGGAGGAGTAAGTGCTGTTTTAAAAGTTTTAAAAGAGAATAAACTTTTAAAATCAAATCCCACTGTGGCTTTAAAAGATATTTTAGATATAGCAGAAAAAGGGGAAGTTTTCAATAAAGAGATAATTCGAGATTTTAACAATCCTTATTTTAATACAGGAGGATTATCTGTTTTAAAAGGAAACTTGGCTGCAAAGGGAGCAATTGTAAAATCAGGAGCAGTCCATCCAAGTATGCTAGTTCATAAAGGAAAGGCAAAAGTATTTAACTGTGAAGAAAAAGCCACTGAAGCTATATTAGGTGGTAATATTGAAAAAGGTGATGTAGTTGTGATCTCATATGAAGGACCAAAAGGAGGGCCAGGAATGCGAGAGATGCTATCACCAACAGGAGCTTTAGTAGGGATGGGACTAGATATGTACTGCGCTTTAGTAACTGATGGAAGATTTTCAGGGGGATCTAGAGGAGCTGCCATAGGGCATGTATCTCCAGAGGCTTTAGATAAAGGTGTGATAGCTTATGTACAAGATGGAGATTATATAGAGATAGATATTCCAAATAAAAAAATAGAACTGTTAGTTTCAAGTGAAGAGTTAGAAAAAAGAAAAGAGACAACTACTCTTTTAGAAAAAGAAGTAAAAAATAGAATGTTAAAAAAATATATGAAGCTAGTTTCAGATTCATCAGAGGGAGCAGTTATGAGATAGGAGGAGAGTATGAAGGAGATAACAGGAGCTAAAATAGTTTTAGAAACACTTAAATATTTAGGAGTTAAGGATATCTTTGGTTATCCAGGGGGAGCAGTAATTCCTATATATGATGCACTATACGACTTTAAAGATATAAGACATTATATGGCAAGACATGAGCAAGGTGCTGTTCATAGTGCAGATGGTTATGCAAGAACTAAGATGGTTCCTGGAGTTTGTTTGGCTACATCTGGCCCAGGGGCGACAAATCTAGTTACAGGCATAATGACAGCTCATATGGATTCAGTTCCTATGTTAGTTATAACAGGTCAAGTTAGTACCTCTTTTTTAGGAAAGGATTCATTTCAAGAAAGTGATATTATTGGTATAACATCTCCAATAACTAAAAATAACTATTTAGTTAGAGATATTAATGAATTGCCTGAGATACTAAAGGAGGCCTATAGTTTAGCAAGTCATGGAAGACCTGGACCAGTATTGGTAGATATTCCTAAAAATATTCAAGAACAAAAATTAGATTATATAGTTTTTCAAGAACTTTTAAAAAAAGAGATAAAAGAGATAAAAAAATTCAAACCTCTATATGAAGAAAAGGATATTTTAGAGGTTGAGAAGTATTTGAATAGTTCTGAAAAACCTGTACTTGTAGTTGGAGGGGGAGTATTAAATGGAGATTGTGTTGAAGAGATAAAGCTTCTTTCTAAGAGATTAAAGCTTCCAGTAGTTTCCACACTTATGGGACTTGGAATTTTTAATAAAAAAGATAAGGGTTATTTAGGTATGATTGGTATGCATGGTCTTTTAGAAGCCAATAGAGCAGTTGATGAAGCAGATCTTCTAATATGTGTTGGAATGCGATTTGACGACAGAATTGTAGGAGATAAAAATAGATTTTCTCCTAATTCAAAAAAAATTCATATAGAGATAGACAGAGCTGAAGTAAATAAAAATATCGTTGTAGATCTACCTATTGTAGGTAATGCAAAAGATGTTTTAAAAAATATTTTATCACTGGATTTAAAAAATAGCTTTGAATTTTGGAGAGATTCATTTAAAAGAACTAAAAGCACTGAAGAAAAAAGTTTAAATCAAATTGCAGCTCTAAATGTTTTAAATGAAATTCTAGACGATGACTATATAGTTGTAACTGATGTTGGGCAGCACCAAATGTTTACAGCTCAACATTTAGATATAAAAAAACCATTTCAATTTTGTACTTCAGGAGGAGCTGGAACTATGGGTTATGGGCTTCCAGCTGCTATAGGAGCACAAGTGGCAAATCCTAATAAGAAAGTTATAGTTATTGTGGGAGATGGTGGGTTTCAAATGAATCAACAAGAACTGATTCTACTAGCTCAATACAATCTACCTGTGAAAATATTGATTTTTAATAATGGAGCTTTGGGAATGGTTAAACAGTGGCAGGAACTTTTTAATAATAAAAGATATTCAAGTGTAATTTTAGATATAAATCCAGATTTTGTAAAATTAGGAAATGCTCACTTTGTAGAGGGTGAAAAAATAGATAACTTACAAAATTTAAATAGATTAAAGGAGATTTTAGAAAATGATAAACCATATCTGTTAGATATTCAGATGTCATTTGAACATAATGTATATCCTATAATACCAGCTGGAAAATCTTATGAACATACTATTGGAGGTGTATAGAAAGTGGAAGCTAAGAGAATACTTTTAGTTATGAAAAATAAACCAGGAGTTTTAAATAAAATATCTGGGTTATTTCAAAAAAGAGGTATAAATATAGAAAATATAACAGCTGGAGAGGGACATCCAGAAGATACAGTAAGAATGACTATAACTGGATTTTGGGATGATTACACTTTAAATCAAGTTATAGTACAAGCTGAAAAACTATTTGATGTGGAGTTTATAAAGTCATTTTCCAAAGAAAGTGTTTTAAGAGAACTTGTTTTAGTAAAAGTTAAAGTAGATTCTAAAAGCAGGCAAGAGCTTCTTCAAATTTTAGATATATATAGAGGTTCTGTTGTAGATGTGGGTCTTGAGAGTTTAATAATTGAGATAACAGGAGATATTGGAAAAATAGATGGTTTTTTAAAATTAGTTAGAAATTTTAATATTTTGGAGATTGCAAGAACAGGGGTTTCAGCAATGACTAGAGGCTTAGAAGTTTAAAAAATAAAAATAGAGATTAGAGGAGGAGTTGTTATGAGTTTACAAGGAAAAAAGGTTGTTGTATTTGGATATGGGTCTCAAGGGCATGCACATGCTTTAAATTTAAAAGATTGTGGTTACAATGTAAGTGTGGCGTTAAGAGAGGATAGTAAAAGTTGGGATAAAGCAGAAAAGGATGGATTTGAAGTTTTAAATTTAAAAGATGGTGCTAAAGTTGCGGATGTAGCAATGCTTTTAGTTCCAGATGAAAATCAACCAGCTCTTTACAATGAATATTTAAAGAAAAATTTAAAAGATGGTGCCTTTTTAGGTTTTGCTCATGGATTTAATATTCATTACTCTCAAGTAGCACCAAGAAAAGATTTAAATGTCTTTATGGTAGCTCCAAAATCACCAGGCCATAAAGTAAGAGAGAAATTTTTAGAAAAAGAGGGAGTTCCAGCTCTTATCTCAGTATACCAAGATCCATCAAATGAAACACTTCAATTAGCTAAAGATTGGGCTAAGGGCGTTTGTTTAAATTTAGGAGTTCTAGAAACTACTTTTAAAGATGAAACAGAAACAGATCTATTTGGAGAGCAAGCTGTTTTATGTGGAGGATTAGTAGAACTTATGAAAGCGGGTTACGAAACGCTTTTAAAAGCAGGGTATGATGAAAAGTTAGCGTATTTTGAATGTGTTCATGAGATGAAATTAATTGTCGATTTAATCTATTCCAAGGGATTTGCAGCTATGAGGGAGTCAATCTCAAATACTGCTGAGTATGGAGACTATACAACTGGAAAAAAGATTATAACAAAAGAGAGTAGAGAGAATATGAAAGAAGTTTTAGAAGATATTCAAAATGGAAAATTTGCTAAAGATTTTATTTTAGAAGGTCAAGCAGGATATCCAATTTTAAAAACTATGAGAAATAGATGTAGAGAGGAAAAAATTGAAATTGTTGGAAACGAGCTAAGAGAGATGATGTTTAAAAATAGATAAAAAATATAAAAATAATCACAGGACTAATTCTGTGATTTTTTATTATTTACAAAATAAAGACCTATAATCATATGATTAAAAAAAGAAGGAAAACCATTTTTAAAGAGTAGACTATATATAATATTTATTCAAAGGAGGTTTTACATGGAAAATTATAATAATGGCGGCTGTACTAAACAAATTGATGAAAAAACAAAAATTTTAGAAAAAGCTATAACTAAAGAAAATACCATATTCTATACAACATTTTTAATTATTTTTGTCATTTTATCAATAATTGGTTGGGATAAAATTACTTTTGAAAAAGTAACTACAGAGCTTCTTGATTCTATAATTACAAACTTTGGATTTCTATATTTAATCATTGTACTTTTAATAGCACTAGTTTGTTTATTTCTATGCTGTAGTAGCTATGGAAATATTAAACTTGGAAAAGATAATTCTAAGCCTGAATACTCAAATCTTTCTTGGTTTTCAATGCTATTTTCTGCAGGAATGGGAGTTGGATTGGTATTCTTTGGAGTAGCTGAACCGATGACTCACTATGTATATCCAGTTGGTGGAATGGAGGGTGGAACTAAAGAAGCCATAGATTTTGCATTTAAAACATCATTTTTTCACTGGGGTATTCATCCATGGGCAATATATAGTTTTTTAGCTTTAGCCATGGCATACTTCCAATTTAGAAAAGGAGAAAAAGGACTTGTAAGTTCTCTTTTTTCACCTATTTTAAAAGGGAGATTTTATGAAAAAAAAGTTAAAAATATAATAGATATAATCGCAATTTTAGCTACAATTACTGGAGTTGCAACAACTTTAGGATTAGGAGCATTGCAGATAAATAGTGGATTAAACTATCTTTTTAATATACCAAATAGTATACTCAGTCAAATAGTTATAATAACTGTTGTAACTATCATTTTTATAGCATCAGCTTTAGGTTCACTAGATAAAGGAATAAAAATATTGTCTAATATAAATGTTTTAATCTCTGTTGTACTACTGTTGATGGTTATTATCCTAGGTCCTACAATATCTATATTCAATGTTTTTTCTGAAAACTTAGGAAACTACTTAAATAATTTTTTAAAAATTAGTTTAAAAACAAATAGTTTTGGTGATAATAAATGGATGTCAGCATGGACAATATTTTATTGGTCTAATTGGGTTGCATGGACACCTTTTGTTGGAACTTTCATAGCTAGAATATCAAAAGGAAGAACTATAAGAGAGTTTGTAATTGGAGTAGTTATAATTCCATCTGTTGTTTCTTTTATTTGGTTCTCAGCTTTTGGAACTTTAGGAGTAACTTTAGGAAAAGAGTTTGCAACAGTAGCTGTAGAAAATACAGAGACAGCATTATTTTTAGTTTTTGGTCAATATAAATTTGGAGCTTTAATGAGTGGAATAGCCATATTGTTGTTAGGATCATTTTTTATAACTTCAGCAGATTCTGCTACATATGTTTTAGGGATGATGAGTTCTGATGGGGACTTGAATCCTCCAAGTTACAAAAAGTTAATATGGGGAGTTACGCAATCACTTTTAGCCATAGCTCTAATATTTGCAGGTGGACTAAACATGCTTAAGACGGCTTCTATTATAATTGCTTTTCCACTACTAATACTATTTCCAATAATGATATTTACAATGTTTTACTCTTTAAAAAGAGATATGTATATTAAAAAACAAATAGCTTTAAGAAATGAACTTAGAAAAATGTCTTTAGAGGAGATTAGTGATCTTTCAGATGCAATTAAGGGTTTAAAGAAATGAATTAAAAACAGCAGATAATTTCTGCTGTTTTTTTATATCTATTACTTTCTAATCTCTTTTGGAAAGTTTGTTATAACTCTAGTTACACCCATATCTTTTAACAGATTAAAATCTTTTGTAGTGTTAACTGTCCAAACATTAATATCAATGCCCTTGGAATTTAAATAGTCTACGTCTTTTTTATTTAAAAAACTTTTTCCAGGATGATATGCATCTATTTTAAAACCTAAATTTTCAATATACAAATCTAGATTTACAAGAGCACATTCTAAAAGAATTCCAACTTTAATAGAGTTATCTAACTCTTTTAAATTTTTTAAAAGGTTATGACTAAAAGATGAAACAATTATATTTTTTGTGGGATATTTCTTTATAATATCCAAAACTTTTTTTTCAGTTCCTCTTTCAATAGAGTGTTCCTCTTTTAATTCAATATTTATAAGTTTATCATCTGGAATGATATTTAAAGTCTCTTCTAAAGTTGGGATTTTTTCTCCTTTAAAATTGTCATTAAACCAACTTCCAACATCTAACTTTTTTAACTCTTCTAAAGTATGATCTCTTAAATATCCATTACCGTTACTTGTTCTTTCTAAAGTCCAATCATGAAATACAACAATTTCACCATCTTTAGTTTGTTGAACATCAAACTCGAAACCATCACATCCGTCAACTAAAGCTTTTTTAAATGCTGCAATTGTATTTTCTGGAGCTGTACCTGAAGCTCCTCTATGTGCTAAAATTTCCATCTTTCCTCCTTGAACCTTTTCTATAAAATTAAATTTCTTTACAAAATTTATAAATCACTTTTTTTAATAGATATAAATGTGTCATAGTACGCAACTTGACCTCCTATGTCAGAGGAAAAACTATTTGTTAAAAAGTTTGGATTTCCTTGTTTTTTACTCCACTGCATAAATATGTATGCTTCATCTTTTTTTAAATTTTTATCTATTTTAACTTCAGACTCTATACTGCCATTTGGAGAAGAAACAGTAACTATATCCCCCTCCTTAAGACTTCCTAAATTTTCTTTAGAAATATATATTTTAGAGATATCGTTAACATCTCCAACATGCTGATTGAATAAAGAATTTTTACAGTGAGGAGTCACAAGTCTAATTGGAAACTCTTTAGTTCCTTTAGTTGCTTTTATAAAAATAGGCATAGATTCAGCTCCATCTTTTAAAGCAGTTTCACTATAAATTTCTATTTTACCTGATGGAGTTTTAAACTTTTTATCTTTCCAAGCTATATATCCTTTTTGTATATTGATATCCTCTTTCTTTAGATCTTCAATTGTTATATTTAAAGGCTCTAAGACCCTATTTAAATACTCAGCTTTAGAAACTTGAGGATACTCTTTTAAATTTAAAATTTTAGCTAACTCTTTAAAAAACTCAAACTCATCTATTCTATAATCTAAAGGATCTACAACTTTTTCATTATACATTAAAGATGGCATAAGCATAGATGAGTATATAATATCTTCACTTTCAAGAGTATTTGTAACAGGAATAATAAGATCGCTACTTTTAGCAGTATCAGTTAAAAACATATCAAAACAAACTTTAAAAGGAATAGAGTTGTAAGCCTCTAAAGTTTTA of the Cetobacterium sp. NK01 genome contains:
- a CDS encoding PadR family transcriptional regulator, with the translated sequence MEKKVQEKYLRKIFLGFINIHILRHASKKPFFGSWLMEHLEKHGYKVSPGMIYPMLHKMEEEKVLKTEKIKEDDGKIRIYYSITETGKEILEEAEKQVLELTKKIKK
- the ilvD gene encoding dihydroxy-acid dehydratase encodes the protein MRSDVVTKGLGRAPHRALFYSMGLTQREIDLPKIGIVNSYNEIVPGHIQLKELVEEVKAGIYMNGGVPMEFNTIAICDGIAMGHEGMNNSLPTREIIADSIEATAYAMPFDALVFMPSCDKVVPGMLMAAVRLNLPSIFISGGPMLAGKFQGKKIGISDLFEYVGKVQNKEMTLEELKKAEYEVCKTCGSCSGMYTANTMNCLTEALGIALPGNGTVPSVYSERKRLAKESGIQIMELLKKGVKARDIINSSSLYNSVVVDMALGGSTNTALHLPAIAYECGEKLTLDTFDEVSNKTKQIVKLSPASSYFIEDFYEAGGVSAVLKVLKENKLLKSNPTVALKDILDIAEKGEVFNKEIIRDFNNPYFNTGGLSVLKGNLAAKGAIVKSGAVHPSMLVHKGKAKVFNCEEKATEAILGGNIEKGDVVVISYEGPKGGPGMREMLSPTGALVGMGLDMYCALVTDGRFSGGSRGAAIGHVSPEALDKGVIAYVQDGDYIEIDIPNKKIELLVSSEELEKRKETTTLLEKEVKNRMLKKYMKLVSDSSEGAVMR
- the ilvB gene encoding biosynthetic-type acetolactate synthase large subunit — protein: MKEITGAKIVLETLKYLGVKDIFGYPGGAVIPIYDALYDFKDIRHYMARHEQGAVHSADGYARTKMVPGVCLATSGPGATNLVTGIMTAHMDSVPMLVITGQVSTSFLGKDSFQESDIIGITSPITKNNYLVRDINELPEILKEAYSLASHGRPGPVLVDIPKNIQEQKLDYIVFQELLKKEIKEIKKFKPLYEEKDILEVEKYLNSSEKPVLVVGGGVLNGDCVEEIKLLSKRLKLPVVSTLMGLGIFNKKDKGYLGMIGMHGLLEANRAVDEADLLICVGMRFDDRIVGDKNRFSPNSKKIHIEIDRAEVNKNIVVDLPIVGNAKDVLKNILSLDLKNSFEFWRDSFKRTKSTEEKSLNQIAALNVLNEILDDDYIVVTDVGQHQMFTAQHLDIKKPFQFCTSGGAGTMGYGLPAAIGAQVANPNKKVIVIVGDGGFQMNQQELILLAQYNLPVKILIFNNGALGMVKQWQELFNNKRYSSVILDINPDFVKLGNAHFVEGEKIDNLQNLNRLKEILENDKPYLLDIQMSFEHNVYPIIPAGKSYEHTIGGV
- the ilvN gene encoding acetolactate synthase small subunit — translated: MEAKRILLVMKNKPGVLNKISGLFQKRGINIENITAGEGHPEDTVRMTITGFWDDYTLNQVIVQAEKLFDVEFIKSFSKESVLRELVLVKVKVDSKSRQELLQILDIYRGSVVDVGLESLIIEITGDIGKIDGFLKLVRNFNILEIARTGVSAMTRGLEV
- the ilvC gene encoding ketol-acid reductoisomerase, with product MSLQGKKVVVFGYGSQGHAHALNLKDCGYNVSVALREDSKSWDKAEKDGFEVLNLKDGAKVADVAMLLVPDENQPALYNEYLKKNLKDGAFLGFAHGFNIHYSQVAPRKDLNVFMVAPKSPGHKVREKFLEKEGVPALISVYQDPSNETLQLAKDWAKGVCLNLGVLETTFKDETETDLFGEQAVLCGGLVELMKAGYETLLKAGYDEKLAYFECVHEMKLIVDLIYSKGFAAMRESISNTAEYGDYTTGKKIITKESRENMKEVLEDIQNGKFAKDFILEGQAGYPILKTMRNRCREEKIEIVGNELREMMFKNR
- a CDS encoding BCCT family transporter, yielding MENYNNGGCTKQIDEKTKILEKAITKENTIFYTTFLIIFVILSIIGWDKITFEKVTTELLDSIITNFGFLYLIIVLLIALVCLFLCCSSYGNIKLGKDNSKPEYSNLSWFSMLFSAGMGVGLVFFGVAEPMTHYVYPVGGMEGGTKEAIDFAFKTSFFHWGIHPWAIYSFLALAMAYFQFRKGEKGLVSSLFSPILKGRFYEKKVKNIIDIIAILATITGVATTLGLGALQINSGLNYLFNIPNSILSQIVIITVVTIIFIASALGSLDKGIKILSNINVLISVVLLLMVIILGPTISIFNVFSENLGNYLNNFLKISLKTNSFGDNKWMSAWTIFYWSNWVAWTPFVGTFIARISKGRTIREFVIGVVIIPSVVSFIWFSAFGTLGVTLGKEFATVAVENTETALFLVFGQYKFGALMSGIAILLLGSFFITSADSATYVLGMMSSDGDLNPPSYKKLIWGVTQSLLAIALIFAGGLNMLKTASIIIAFPLLILFPIMIFTMFYSLKRDMYIKKQIALRNELRKMSLEEISDLSDAIKGLKK
- a CDS encoding glycerophosphodiester phosphodiesterase → MEILAHRGASGTAPENTIAAFKKALVDGCDGFEFDVQQTKDGEIVVFHDWTLERTSNGNGYLRDHTLEELKKLDVGSWFNDNFKGEKIPTLEETLNIIPDDKLINIELKEEHSIERGTEKKVLDIIKKYPTKNIIVSSFSHNLLKNLKELDNSIKVGILLECALVNLDLYIENLGFKIDAYHPGKSFLNKKDVDYLNSKGIDINVWTVNTTKDFNLLKDMGVTRVITNFPKEIRK